A region of Bacteroidia bacterium DNA encodes the following proteins:
- the tsf gene encoding translation elongation factor Ts, with protein sequence MAISAQDVNKLRQMTGAGMMDCKKSLEEANGDFEKAVELLRKKGQKVMASRADRDAREGAVFARVNADHTKAIIIELNCETDFVAKNADFIALGNSIADAVINTQPATLDDISKLTINGKSVSDLLVDNMGKIGEKLDVSKYETLSGSFVATYTHLGSRLAAAIAFDNANGVDLKEAGKELAIQIAAMNPLALDKEDIPKEIIDKELDIAMDQIRQEGKPENMVEKIAQGKLRKFFDENTLLNQSYLNDNSKTVSQYLKEINPKVRVIGMKRVQLGTK encoded by the coding sequence ATGGCAATATCCGCTCAAGACGTAAATAAATTGCGCCAAATGACTGGTGCAGGGATGATGGATTGTAAAAAATCCTTAGAAGAAGCAAATGGTGATTTTGAAAAGGCAGTAGAATTACTTCGGAAAAAAGGACAAAAAGTGATGGCCTCCCGTGCCGATCGTGATGCCCGCGAAGGAGCTGTTTTCGCAAGAGTAAATGCAGACCACACAAAAGCAATCATTATTGAATTAAACTGTGAAACTGACTTCGTGGCTAAAAATGCCGACTTTATAGCACTTGGAAATAGCATTGCAGATGCCGTCATTAATACCCAGCCGGCCACTTTAGACGATATTTCTAAATTAACAATCAACGGTAAATCTGTATCAGATCTACTTGTAGATAATATGGGAAAAATTGGCGAAAAGTTAGACGTTAGTAAATATGAAACACTATCTGGTTCATTTGTAGCAACATACACCCACTTAGGAAGTCGTTTAGCTGCTGCTATCGCTTTTGACAATGCCAATGGAGTTGATTTAAAAGAAGCCGGAAAAGAACTCGCTATCCAAATTGCTGCCATGAATCCCCTTGCCTTAGATAAAGAAGACATCCCAAAAGAAATTATTGACAAAGAATTGGATATAGCAATGGATCAAATTCGCCAAGAAGGAAAACCAGAAAATATGGTTGAAAAAATTGCACAAGGCAAATTGCGCAAGTTCTTTGACGAAAATACCTTATTAAACCAAAGCTACCTTAATGATAACAGCAAAACTGTTAGTCAATACCTCAAAGAGATTAACCCAAAAGTGCGAGTTATCGGGATGAAACGTGTGCAATTAGGGACAAAATAA
- a CDS encoding T9SS type A sorting domain-containing protein, which yields MKKFILFYGLIALIITTQAQSLQLINVPTTTISGDGSRLLVAAILVKNISTDTVVVKVRRVIHQVSPDHDLQLCFGPTCYPEETEITPNPAIIAPGDTNKTFKAQLESYGLPGSASATYYFIKTNGTPDSVTATVNFNVVTSLEDLIAQNKLAVQISPNPAVNLASINYTLPNPNSTAQINIYDILGGLQKQQLIKGQQGSISLDLSNLKSGVYFYSLVIDGRPYITKRLIVTD from the coding sequence ATGAAGAAATTTATTCTGTTTTACGGACTTATTGCATTAATAATAACTACACAAGCCCAAAGCCTCCAACTGATAAATGTACCTACAACCACTATTTCAGGAGATGGTAGCCGGCTTTTAGTAGCTGCTATTTTAGTTAAAAACATATCTACAGACACAGTTGTCGTAAAAGTGAGACGTGTAATTCACCAAGTTAGCCCTGACCATGATTTACAGCTTTGTTTTGGCCCTACTTGTTATCCTGAAGAAACCGAGATAACTCCCAATCCAGCAATAATTGCCCCTGGAGATACTAATAAAACTTTTAAAGCACAACTTGAATCCTACGGGCTTCCGGGAAGTGCCTCTGCAACCTATTATTTCATCAAAACTAACGGAACTCCTGATTCTGTAACTGCCACCGTAAACTTTAATGTAGTTACTAGTTTGGAAGATTTAATAGCACAAAACAAACTTGCAGTTCAAATAAGCCCAAATCCGGCAGTAAATTTGGCTAGCATAAACTATACTCTTCCCAACCCAAATTCAACTGCCCAAATAAACATCTATGACATCTTAGGCGGTTTACAAAAACAACAACTTATCAAAGGGCAGCAAGGCTCTATTTCATTAGATTTATCTAATTTAAAATCAGGAGTTTATTTTTATAGCTTAGTGATTGACGGCCGGCCATATATCACCAAACGCTTAATTGTTACAGATTAA